Proteins encoded together in one Drosophila albomicans strain 15112-1751.03 chromosome 2R, ASM965048v2, whole genome shotgun sequence window:
- the LOC117573702 gene encoding G2/mitotic-specific cyclin-B3, with product MAPTKGTTRTAAANNQAILSIAGGLRAKGLTTRRAAAANHNIDANVENMQTRAKRKADNSPIKNDKIKRSALGNLTNNVKVMTLHPNDDDAKQQQPKKPTARQLQALVDAKNNDKLSVLAPANGPIVIKAPSTANLQPADLVPIVLSTTQLTKTALAAAAAAAGVTTTTNKIMTRAASKLDDHQVDPAEQLEKYHRLLDKWEEASKRRIPHAAPMPVLPVQAKQQQEQQKQQQQPKLPAPPPPVNAVKPTRRISNDFNKTEESLYMSALEDVSSCESMRLSGNFEAVRRRSAKLQQQQKTEQQQLTNKSPTEEAVLKASAAAAMVAIQAPVPEDVEDFDRKNWDDPFQVSHYAMDIFNYLKLREPEFLIEDYMPKQIHLTAWMRTLLVDWMVEVQETFELNHETLYLAVKIVDLYLCRQVINKEKLQLLGAAAFFIACKYDERQPPLIEDFLYICDNAYNHDELVRMEMETLRIIDYDLGIPLSYRFLRRYARCAKVPMPTLTLARYILELSLMDYATVSFSDSQMACAALFMALRMHGGEVNLEAETWTPTLVYYTGYELAQFAELVPVLNAGLHRKPRTTIKTIRNKYSHKIFHEVARVPLLSNAQMFQNNLDLNTSL from the coding sequence ATGGCGCCCACCAAAGGTACCACTCGCACTGCTGCAGCGAATAACCAAGCTATACTATCCATTGCGGGCGGCTTGCGGGCCAAAGGGCTGACGACGCGTCGCGCAGCCGCCGCCAATCATAATATTGATGCAAATGTAGAGAATATGCAGACGCGCGCTAAACGCAAGGCCGACAACAGCCCCATAAAGAATGATAAGATCAAGCGTTCCGCGCTCGGCAATTTGACCAATAATGTTAAGGTAATGACGCTGCAtcccaacgacgacgatgccaagcagcagcagcccaagAAGCCGACGGCACGACAACTGCAGGCGCTTGTGGATGCGAAGAATAATGACAAACTTAGTGTATTGGCGCCAGCTAATGGCCCCATTGTGATTAAAGCGCCATCTACCGCAAATTTGCAGCCAGCTGATCTTGTGCCCATTGTGCTATCAACAACACAATTGACAAAAACGGCActagctgctgcagcagcagcagctggagtaACAACGactacaaacaaaataatgacgCGCGCTGCATCCAAGTTGGATGATCATCAGGTTGATCCCGCTGAACAGCTGGAGAAGTATCATCGCCTGCTAGACAAGTGGGAGGAGGCCAGCAAACGTCGCATTCCCCATGCAGCACCTATGCCCGTGCTGCCAGTACAAGCCAAACAACAGCAggaacaacagaagcagcaacaacagccaaagtTGCCCGCTCCGCCGCCGCCGGTAAATGCTGTGAAGCCGACGCGTCGCATCTCGAATGATTTCAATAAGACTGAAGAGAGCTTGTACATGTCCGCCTTGGAGGATGTGTCCAGCTGCGAATCGATGCGCCTGTCTGGCAACTTTGAGGCAGTGCGTCGTCGTTCTGCcaaattgcagcaacaacaaaagactgaacaacaacagctaaccAACAAATCGCCCACCGAGGAGGCGGTGCTCAAGGCCTCGGCTGCTGCGGCTATGGTGGCCATTCAAGCCCCGGTGCCGGAGGATGTGGAGGACTTTGATCGCAAGAATTGGGATGATCCATTCCAGGTGTCGCACTATGCCATGGACATCTTCAACTATTTGAAGCTGCGCGAACCCGAATTTCTCATTGAGGATTATATGCCAAAGCAGATACATTTGACGGCCTGGATGCGCACCCTGCTCGTCGATTGGATGGTTGAGGTGCAGGAGACATTCGAGCTGAATCATGAGACATTGTATCTGGCTGTGAAGATCGTGGATTTGTATTTGTGCCGCCAAGTTATCAACAAAGAGAAACTGCAGCTTCTGGGCGCCGCTGCCTTCTTTATTGCCTGCAAATACGACGAGCGTCAGCCGCCGCTGATCGAGGACTTTTTGTACATTTGCGACAATGCGTACAATCATGATGAGCTGGTGCGCATGGAGATGGAAACTTTGCGCATCATCGACTATGATCTCGGCATTCCGTTGTCGTATCGCTTCTTGCGTCGCTACGCTCGCTGTGCCAAGGTGCCGATGCCCACTTTGACGCTGGCTCGCTATATTCTGGAGTTGTCACTGATGGATTATGCCACCGTAAGCTTCAGTGATTCGCAGATGGCGTGCGCTGCTCTCTTCATGGCCTTGAGGATGCATGGCGGTGAGGTCAATCTTGAGGCGGAGACTTGGACGCCAACATTGGTCTATTACACGGGCTATGAGTTGGCTCAGTTTGCGGAATTGGTGCCGGTGTTAAATGCAGGACTGCATCGCAAGCCGCGCACCACCATCAAGACGATACGGAACAAGTATTCGCACAAGATATTCCATGAGGTGGCCCGTGTTCCGCTGCTCAGCAATGCGCAGATGTTTCAAAACAATCTCGATCTGAATACGTCTCTCTGA